Genomic DNA from Paracoccus sp. MBLB3053:
CAGCACCGGAGCGGTTTCGCTGTCAAAGGGCAGTCCGGTGCCAAGCGCGGGGCTCAGCGCGATGTTGCGGGGATTGGCCAAGACTTCGTCACGCTCGGCGCTGCCGCCCAGCCACCAGGTGGCGATATTGGGCATGGCCAGCGGCTTGCCTGTCATCAGGCCCGAAAGCTTGGGCAGAAAGGCCATCATCGCGCGCGCTTCGAGCACCCCCGACCCCAGCGAATTGAGCATGCTCAGCCCGCCTTTGCGCAGGGCCGAAACAAGACCGGGCGTCCCGATGCGCGAAGCCGGGTTGAGTTCGAGCGGGTCGGTATATTCGCCATCCATGCGTCGCCAAAGCAGGTCAACCGGCCGCAATCCCGACACGGTGCGCACCATCAGGTGCCCGTTCTCGACCACCAGGTCGTCGCCCTGCACAAGCATGAAGCCAAGATAGCGCGCAATCCAGGCCTGCTCGAAATAGGTTTCGTTCAGCGGGCCGGGGGTCAGAATCGCGATCAGGGCATCATTGTCTGCCCGGACCTGCAAGAGATGATCGCGGAAATCGCGGAAGAAGCCTGCCAGTCGATGGACGTTCTGGACAGCGAAAAGATCGGCAAAGGCGCGCGAGGTAGCGACGCGGTTTTCCAGCGCATATCCCGCACCCGAAGGTGCCTGGGTCCGGTCCGACAGGACCCACCATAGGCCCTGGGGGCCCCGACCGATCTCGAATGCGATGAAATTCAGATAGCGCCCGGTGCGCGGCTTGATCCCGACCATCGGCCGCAGCCATTGCGGGTTCGAGGCGACCAGCGATGGCGGAAGATGTCCGGCGGCGACAAGTTGGTTCGGCCCGTAGAGATCGGCCATGACGGCCTCAAGCAGCTCGGCGCGCTGGATCAGGGCGGCGCTGACTTCTTCCCAGTCCCGTTCACTGATCAGGACGGGAATATGGCTGAGTGGCCAGGGACGGGCCGTCGAGTTTCCCCCGCCATATTGGCGATAGAAGACACCTGAATCGCGAAGATACTGGTTCGCCCGCGCCAGCGAGCGCGCCAGAAGGTCGGGCGGCAGGCGTTCGATGTGGTCCAAAAGCGGTTTCCACAGGGGCCGGATCTTCCCGAGCGCATCCACCATTTCGTCGGGGACGCCGGGCAAGGGCGCATAATCGGCGATGCCCAGCCCGCCACGGCGTGGCTGGGCCGCGGATTTGCTGTCGCTGCCAGACGCGGTTTCCATGGACCAGACTAGAGGCCCACGGGTCTGCGCAGGTCAAGCGTCATGGGGAATTCGGTGGAAATTCGCTCGGACTGTGGCCGATATCCCAAGCCTGGGCTGTGACCATTCGGCTGGAAACGTGCCAGCCTGCGGGCCTCTGCCTCGTTGCCATTGACGGGGAAGGTATCATAGCTGCGCCCGCCCGGATGTGCGACATGATAGGTGCAGCCGCCCAGTGACCGGCCCGACCAGTTGTCCCAGATATCGAAGGTCAGGGGCGCATCGACGCGCAGGACCGGATGGATCGCCGAGGCGGGTTGCCATGCCTTGAAGCGCACAGCGGCGACCGCCTCGCCGCCGCCAACATCCTGCAAGGGAACGCGGCGGCCATTGCACAACACCTGGTAGCGCGAAGGGTCAGCCGTGCGCAGCTTGACCTGAAGCCGTTCGGTCGAGCTGTCGGTATAGCGCACCGTGCCGCCGATCGCGCCGGTCTCGCCCAAGACGTGCCACGGTTCCAGCGCCTGTCGCAATTCCAGATGCGCGCCCTCATATTCCACCTCTCCGCAGAACGGGAAGCGGAACTCGCGGCTCGCCTCGAACCAGTCCTCGCGGAAATCGAAACCGTGCTGGCGCAGATCTGCCAGCACGTCGCGGAAATCCTGCCACAGGTAATGGGGCAACATGAAGCGATCGTGCAGCATCGTGCCCCAACGGCTAAGCTCTCCTTTGGCCGGGCTTTGCCAGAAACGCGCGATCAGGGCGCGGATCAGCAATTGCTGGGCAAGGCTCATGCGGGCATCGGGCGGCATCTCGAAGCCCCGGAACTCGATCAGGCCTAGCCGCCCGGTCGGGCCGTCGGGGGAATAGAGCTTGTCGATGCAGATCTCGGCGCGATGGGTATTGCCGGTCACGTCGGTCAGCATGTTGCGCAAGAGGCGGTCCACCAGCCAGGGCTGGGGCGGCATGCCTTCGCCGGGCGCGGGGATCTGCGAAAGCGCGATCTCCATCTCGTAAAGCGCGTCGTGGCGCGCCTCGTCGATGCGCGGCGCCTGAGATGTCGGGCCGATGAAGAGGCCCGAGAACAGGTAGCTGAGCGAGGGATGCCGGTTCCAGTGCAGGATCAGGCTCGCCAGCAGGTCGGGGCGGCGCAGGAAGGGGCTGTCCATCGTGGTCTGGCCGCCGACGACGACATGGTTGCCGCCGCCGGTGCCGGTATGCTTGCCGTCGATCATGAACTTGTCCGCGCCGAGGCGGGACTGGCGGGCCTCGTCATAGACGGCCGAGGTGATGTCCACGCAATCCTGCCAGTTCTGCGCGGGGTGGATGTTCACCTCGATGACGCCGGGATCGGGGGCAACGCGGATCACGTTCAGGCGGGGGTCCTGAGGCGGCGCGTAACCTTCGATATGGATCTTGAGACCAAGGCGCAGCGCGGCGGATTCCGCGGCATGGAGAAGGTCAAGATAATCCTCCAGCATCGTGACCGGGGGCATGAACACGCAAAGCCTGCCGTTTCTCGGCTCGACGGTCAGGGCGGTTCTGACGAAACCTTCGATCTCGGTCGTGTCTTGCTGCTGGATCGGTTGCTGGGGCGACGCCTGCACGAAGCTTGCCATCGGCTGCGACTTGCGCGCCGGATCGATCTGTCCGGGTGGTTCCAGGTCCGGCCGATCGATGGTCGGGTCCATCGGGTTGGTATAGGGATATTGCGCGGCCGTCAGATGGGGCAGGCTGTTCAGCGGCAGGCGATAGCCAGCCGCGCTGTCGCCCGGGACCAGGAACATCCGGCCGCGACGCAACCGCCAGGGTTCCGAATGCCATTTCCTCCGACCAGCACGCGACTGCCAGGGCTGGACCGGAAGGACGAACCCCACCGGGGCCGTCAGCCCCCGATTGAACACGGTTGCGATCCTGTGGCGTTCCTCGGGGTCCTTGAGCTTCGAATTTTCGGGCGTGACGTTCTCGGGCAGGTTGGCTTCCTTGACCAGCCATTCGGCGGGGTCCTCATAGGCAGGAACGATATTGTCCTGCGGCACGTCCAGCTCGACCGCAATTTCGCGCAGCAATTCCTGCGACTGCAGCGTGGTGGCCTGCTGGTCCACCCCTTCGGTCGCGATCAGATCGGGGTTCTGCCAAAGCGGCGCGCCGTCGCGGCGCCAGTAAAGCGAGAACGTCCAGCGCGGCAGGCTTTCGCCCGGATACCATTTGCCCTGGCCGTAATGCAGGAATCCGCCGGGAGCGAAGCGTGTCTTCAGGCGCCGGATCAGCGTATCGGCCAGCGCGCGCTTTTGTGGCCCGACCGCATCCGTGTTCCATTCGCCGCTTTCGAAATCGTCGATCGAAACGAAGGTCGGCTCGCCCCCCATTGTCAGGCGGACATCGCCTGCGTTCAGCGCGTCGTCCACCTTGCGGCCAAGTGCGTTCAGATCTTCCCACGCCTCATCCGAGAAGGGCTTGGTGATGCGCGGATGCTCGGCCACCCGGCGGATCTGCATGTCGAAATCGAACTCGGTCTTGGCCTGACCGAAATATCCGCCGCTGATCGGCGCGGCATTGCTGTAATGCGGGGTCGCGGCCAGCGGGATATGGCTTTCGCCGGTAAGAAGCCCCGAGGTCGGGTCAAGGCCAATCCAGCCCGCGCCGGGAATATAGACCTCGGCCCAGGCATGGAGGTCGGTGAAGTCCTTGTCGGTTCCGGACGGACCGTCCAGGGCTTCAAGATCGGGCTTGAGCTGGATCAGATAGCCCGAGACGAACCTTGCGGCGAATCCGAGATTGCGCAGCACCTGCACCAAAAGCCAGCTCGAGTCGCGGCAGGAGCCGCTGGCCAGTGCCAGCGTTTCCTCGGGCGTCTGGACGCCGGGCTCCAGCCGGATCGTGTAATTGACCAGTTCCGAGATCCGCGAATTCAGCCAGACGATGAAATCCGTCGTGCGCCGCCTGTCGCGGGGGATGCTGTCCAGAAGCTTCTGCAGTTTCGGCCCGGCGGGTTCGGGCTTGCGATAGATGACCAACTCGTCAATCAGATCTTCTGGATAGTCGAAAGGCCATTCTTCGGCGCTTTCCTCGGTGAAGAAGTCGAACGGGTTGTAGACGGTCATGTCGGCAACCAGATCAACCTCGATCTTCAGCTCGCGCACCGGCTCGGGGAAGACGAAACGCGCAAGCCAGTTGCCGAAGGGATCAAGCTGGTGGTTGACGAAATGCCCGCCCGGACTGACTTTCAGCGCATGCGAGATCACCCGGGTCCGGCTGTAGGGCGCTGGGCGAAGCCGGATGATCTGGGGGCCGAGAATGACGGGAGTGTCGTATTTGTAGTGGGTCAGGTGATAGATGCTGGCCTTGATCGACATGGTCCGTCCATTTCCTGTTGTCTCAGGAATTGCTAGCAGCCGGTCGCCTGCCTTGAAAACGACTGCTGGCCATGTCGGCCAATTGCGTCGAGGATTGTGACCAAAAAGCAGGCAGGTGCTGCCAGTCGGGACCTATTCGGGCGTGACGGGCTGGTTGGCCAGCCGAACTTCGTCCTCGGAAATCTCGCGCTGCCATTCGCGCCAGATCGACACGAGCAGGGCCATCAGGACGGGGCCGACGAACAGGCCGACGATGCCCAGTGTCTTCACGCCGCCGATAAGGCCGAAGAATGTGGGCAGGAAGGGCAGCTTGACCGGGCCGCCGACCAACAATGGCCGGATGGTCTTGTCGACGATGAAAAGTTCGCAGGTGCCCCAGATGAACAGCGCAAGCCCCGCAACGGGTGAACCGCTGGCCGCGAGATAGACCGAGACCAGCGTAAAGCAAAGCGGTGCGCCACCCGGGATCAGGGCCATGAAGCCGGTGATCACGCCGAAGGTCACGGGCGAAGGGACACCGGCGATCCAGTAGGCTATCCCAAGGATCACGCCTTCGCCGATGGCGATCAGCGTCATCCCCGTCACCGTTGAACTGATCGTCGCCGGCACCACGCGCGAGAGCCTGTCCCATCGGTCGGGCAGGATGCGCGCGCCCACTCGGTCAAGCTGAGCCACGAGGCGGTCGCCATCGCGGTAAAGCACGAACAGCGTGATCAGCATGAAAAGAAGTGTCAGCGTCAGGTGAAACGCAAGCGATCCCGCCGTGAGCGCGCCGCGATAGATCGTCCCGATATTCGAGCCCGAGACGGCTTGGACGATTTCGCTGATGCCGCCGGGGTGACCGATATAGGTCCGCCACTGCTCGTCCAGCCAGGGGCCGACCTGGGGCAATTCGACCATCCAGCCGGGCGTCGGCGCACCCGAGGCGTTCACGAAGATCGCCCAGTTGATCCAGTCCTTCAATTCGCCAAAGGCGTAGATCAGCGCCATGGCGATCGGAATGACAAGGAAACAAACCAGCAAGAGCACCATGACCGTTGCCGTCATGGTTCGTCCGAGGTTCAGTTGATGGACGCCGCGGTTGCGCAGCGGCCAGCTTGCCAGCGCGATCACCGTGGCGGCGAGAACCGGAACCAGAAAGCCGTGGAAGAAATAGATTGAAGCCAGCACGATCCCGAGCAACAGCCAGCGCGCGGCCGAGATATTGGTCAGGAGCGGTTGGCGGTGCGGTCTCAGACCCGTCGCGCGCACTGTCGCCGATGAGGCGGGCGTGCTTTTTCCGGTCTTGCGGTCGGTTGCCTCTGCAGTAGTCATCTTCCTCGTCCGGAATGCGCGGGATCACATCATAACAGATCGACCGGGGCTGCAAGCAGGGAATGCCCGCCTGCGGGGCGGCCTGACCAGTTGTCTCGCACCGTCATGACGTGAAAATGACCTTCTGCCGGTTCACGCGGCTTGCCTGGCCACGCGCGATGTCGCAAGGGCAAGCCCGTCCACCACGGCAGTGAAGGCCTCGGAATGCTTCAGCTCGGCATTGGGGCATAGGGTTTGCGCGACATCGCGCACCAGCCCCATCAGACTGGAGCCCCCGACAAGGATCACCCGGTCGATCTGGTCAGGCCGCGCGCCGGACATTTCGATGGTTTCGCGCGCGGCATCCAGCAGGTCGGCGCGATAGGACATCAGCGCGCGGTCAAGTGATGCAGGGGTGATGTCGCAGCCCAGCCCCGGCGCGACGAAGCCCATGGCGATGCGTGCCGCCTCGTCCCCTGCATTCGCCGCGATCTTGCCATGCTCGACGGCGAAGGCCAGTTCATGCCCCAGTTCTTCGTCAAGGACGGTGACGAGATGGCCCATGGCCTTGCGATCGACCGCAAGCCTGGCCATGTCCTGCGCCATGCGCCGCGTTTCCGGCGTGTAGAGAAACGGAATGCGTGCCCAGGTCGCGAGGTCGGAATAGATCGCATTCGGCACCGGCAGCCTGCCTTCGCCCATCTCGCGACGCAATTCGCCGCCATGACCTAGCGTGGGCATCGCGTGCTGCATCGACACCGCATGGTCAAAATCGGTTCCGCCAAGCCGGATACCGTGATTGGCATGAATGCGGACTCGGCCTTCTTCGCTTTGGAAAACCGAGAAATCCGAGGTGCCCCCTCCGATGTCGACGATCAGGCCAAGCCCGCCGGGGCGGCCCAGACCATGCGATGCGATGGCGGCTGCCTCGGGCTCCACGAGGAATTCGACCTCGTCGAAGCCGGCGGCCTGATAGCAGGCGCGCAGATCCTGTTCGGCCTGTTCGTCGCGTTGGGAGTCGTTGCTGTGAAAATGCACGGGCCTGCCCGACAGCACGCGGTTGAAGCGTCGTCCGGTCGCAGCCTCGGCCCGCGCCTTCACCTCGCCCAGGAACTCGGTCACGATCTGTGAAATCGTCCGGCGCTTCCCGCCGATCAGCCGGCTTTCGTTGGCAAGTTGGGTGCCAAGCACGCTTTTCAGCGCGCGCATGTAGCGCCCGTCATCACCTTCGATCAGGGCTTCGGCGGCCGCGGCCCCGATCCGCATCGCGCCCCCGCGCGTCGGAAAGAAGACCGCTGTGGGCAGGGTATCCGATCCCTGCTCGATCGGAACGCGACGGACCCGACCGTCCTGCAGGATGGCCGCTGCGCTGTTCGATGTGCCGAAATCGACGGCAATGATATCGTCCTGCATGCTTGGCCCCTGCTTCTGGAAAGGCCGAGGCTGATACCGGCTTTCCTGTCTCGGGGCAAGACGCTTTGGCACATCGCGCAGTTGTGGTTCTGAACGCCAAGGCGGCGCCGGGCCGCCGAGCAGGTCCGAACGGCCAGTTTCGGGTTTGACCTTGGCTCGACTTTGCGGGAGTTTTTCGCGGTCAGGTTGCAGATTTCATCGCAGGAGATCCCCCGTGTCGTTGTCCCGCCGTTCATTTCTTGCCCGAACCGCCGCCTTTGCCGGCACAGTCACGCTGCATCCCTTCGCTGCGCGCGCGCAGGCAGGACAGGCGCATCTGCGCATCCTGTCCACGACCGACCTGCATTGCCACCTTTACCCCTATGACTATTACGCCGACAAACCGAACGACACGGTGGGGATGTCACGGACGGCGAGCCTGATCGAGGAGATCCGCGCCGAGGCGGGAAACTCGATCCTCGTTGATAACGGAGACTATATTCAGGGTAATCCACTGGGCGATTACATGGCCTATGAAAAGGGTATGGACAGCGGCGAGACGCATCCGGTGGCTGCGGCGATGAACACGCTGGAATTCGATGCCGGAACCGTTGGCAATCACGAGTTCAACTATGGCATGGAGTTTCTCGACAAGGTGACGGCGCAGACGGCGCGGCCCATCACCTGCGCGAATTTCGCGCGCAAGCTCTCGAAAGATCCGCTGGACGATGCGCTCCATTTCCAGCCCTTCGTCATGCTTGACCGGGAAATGGTCGACGGGGCAGGGCGCAAGCGCCCGATCCGCATCGGCCTGATCGGCTTCGTGCCGCCCCAGATCATGCAATGGGACGCGGGGCATCTGGGCGACAGGTTCGAGACCCGCGACATTGTCGAGGCGGCCCGCGCCTGGGTCCCCGAGATGCGCGCACAAGGTGCCGAGGTGGTCATCGCGCTGTCGCATTCGGGCCTTTCCTTGGACCCGGCATCACCGGGGATGGAGAATGCGTCCTATTATCTTGCCGATATCGAGGGGATCGATGCCATCGTGATGGGTCATGCCCATGCTGTCTGGCCATCCGACGACTACGCCGGCGAAGGTCTTGATCCGACAAGTGGCCGGATCAAGGGGGTGCCTGCGGTGATGGCCGGGTTCTGGGGCTCTCACATGGGGCTGATCGACCTTTTGCTCGAACATGACGGGAAGCGCTGGCAGGTGGTCGACAGCAGCAGCGAAGCGCGGCCGATTTCGCGGCTGACCGAGGATCGCAAGATCGAGCCCCTTGTCGGCGACTATGCGCCGGCATTGGCCGCCGCCAGGCAGGGCCACGAAGAAACCCTGGAATATGTGCGGGCCGAGATCGGTCGGACCGACTCGCCGCTTTTCAGCTATTTCGCGCAGGTCGCCGATGACCCTTCCGTCCAGATCGTGTCTCTGGCCCAGCTTTGGTATGCGGGTCAGCTTCTGAAGGGCAGCGAATATGAAACCCTGCCGCTGCTTTCCGCTGCAGCGCCCTTCAAGGCGGGAGGACGGGGCGGGCCGGAATATTACACCGATGTGCCCAAGGGGCCCGTCGCCATCAAGAACGCCGCCGACCTGTATCTTTATCCCAATACCTTGCAGATCGTTAAGGTCACAGGCGCGCAGCTCAAGGATTGGCTGGAGCGTTCGGCCGGGCAGTTCAACCGGATTGTTCCCGGAACGCAGGATGCCCCGCTGCTGAACCCCGATTTCCGGTCCTATAACTTCGATGTCATCGATGGGGTAAGCTATCGGATCGACCTGAGCCAGCCGTCGAAATACGGTGTGGCCGAGGGCGAATTGCTGGATGAAGCCGCAAGCCGCATCATCGACCTTGCCTATGAAGGAAAGCCTTTGGACGCGGAACAGGAATTCCTGATCGCTACGAACAACTACCGTGCCTCGGGTGGGGGAAACTTCCCCGGCGCCGACGGATCGACGGTGATCCTTACCGCGCCCGATACCAACCGCGACGTGCTGGTGCGCTACATCATCGAACAGGGCACAATCTCGCCCGATGCCGACAGGAACTGGAGTTTTGTCCCTGTCGAAGGTGCCAGCGCCGTGTTCGATACCGGACCGAAAGCGCGGGTTTATCTGGCGGCGATGCGCGAGCGGGGTCTGGATCTGGAAGAAGTCGGACACGGCGAGGACGGCTTCGCGCGCTATCGCATCCGCCTTTGATCGGGCAATGGATAGGGCCGGATCGTCAGTTCCTTTTTTCGGGGTTGCATCGCGGCAAACTATGGAATAATTGCTGACCTAATCTGGTTTTAGCTAATACAATTACGCAAACCAGCCATGCGCACGAAATTTCTGATCGTCCTGCGGTTTTCATCGTCGACGTGATGCATTACTGCGCGCGGCTGGCGCATCTTCCGCGGTGCGTCCCCTCCCAGGAATGCGGACAAGAAATTATGACTGACCAGACCATCGGCGCCGTTGATGCGGCGCGCGGGCAAGCCCGCCTGAACTCTCCGGCCCGGGTTCTCCTTGCCAGCCTTATCGGCACCACGATCGAATTCTTCGACTTCTACGTCTATGCCACGGCCGCCGTGCTTGTGTTCCCGGCGCTGTTCTTCCCGGCTTCGGACCCGACGACGGCGCTTCTGGCCTCGTTTGCGACCTTCTCGATCGCCTTCTTCGCCCGTCCCTTTGGCGCGATCGTATTCGGCCATTTCGGCGACCGTGTCGGGCGCAAGGCCACGCTGGTCGCGGCGCTTCTGACCATGGGCATTTCGACCGTCGTGATCGGCCTTCTGCCGACTTACGCGCAGATCGGTGTCGCCGCGCCCGCATTGCTTGCACTGTGCCGTTTCGGCCAGGGTTTCGGCTTGGGCGGCGAATGGGGCGGCGCGGTTCTGCTTGCCACCGAGAATGCCCCGGAAGGCAAGCGCAGCTGGTATGGCATGTTCCCGCAACTGGGTGCGCCGGTCGGCCTGTTCCTGTCCTCGGGCTTCTTCTGGATCCTCCTGCATTTCATGTCGCAGGACGATCTGCTGGCATGGGGCTGGCGCCTGCCTTTCCTCGCTTCGATCCTGCTGATCGCGCTGGGCCTGTGGGTCCGTCTGTCGATCACCGAAACGCCGGAATTCGCCGAGGCCGTCAAGAAGGACAAGCGTGTCGCGGTGCCCGTCGTCGAGGTCTTCCGCAATCACAAGCGCAGCCTGTTCCTGGGCACCTTCGTCGCGCTGGTGACATTCGTGCTGTTCTACATCTGCTCGGCCTGGCTTCTGTCCTATAACGTCAAGGTGGCGCAGATCCCGTTCCTGGACGCGCTCACGATCCAGATTTTCGGGGCAATCGTCTTCGGGATCGCCATTCCGATCGCGGGCAAGGTCGCGGACCGGGTCGGTCGCCGATCCTTCCTGATCGTCGTCACGATCCTGATCGGCATGTTCTCGTTCCTGCTGGCGCCGCTGATGAGCGGAGGCGAGGGCATGATGTACCTTTTCGTCACCATCGGCATGTTCCTCATGGGCCTGACCTATGGCGTGATCGGTGCAGCGCTGGCCGCACCATTCCCGACAAAGGTGCGCTATACCGGCTCGTCGATCACCTTCAACTTTGCCGGGATCTTCGGGGCTTCGCTTGCGCCCTATGCCGCAACCTGGCTGCAACAGACCTACGGGCTCGGCCATGTTGGCTATTACATGCTGGCGGCTGCCGTGATCACGCTGCTCTGCATCCTCGCCTCGGGGCGCGACGAAGTCTGATCGCTTCGCGAACTCTCTGATCCGATCGGCGGCCCCGGCACTTGCACCGGGGCCGCTTCGCTTTCATCCTGCGCCGGACGAGGGCAGGGAACCATGGGCGAGACGCCTGTGGCTGAGGGATGGAAAACTACGACTACATCATCATCGGGGCAGGCAGCGCCGGCTGTGTGTTGGCCAACAGGCTGTCGGCCGATCCGCGCAACCGCGTCCTGCTGCTGGAAGCGGGCGGGCGAGACAATTACCACTGGATCCACATCCCCGTGGGCTATCTTTACTGCATCGGCAATCCCCGCACCGATTGGGGCTTTTCGACCGAAGCCGAGCCGGGGCTGAACGGGCGCGCCCTGCTTTATCCTCGGGGACGGGTCTTGGGTGGCTGTTCTTCGATCAATGGCATGATCTACATGCGCGGGCAGGCGAGGGATTATGACCAATGGCGGCAAATGGGGTGTTCCGGCTGGGGCTGGGACGACGTCTTGCCCCTGTTCAAGTCGCAAGAGGATTCCTGGCGCGGGGCCGATCGGATGCACGGCACGGGCGGCGAATGGCGTGTCGAAAAGGCGCGCGTCCGCTGGGCCGTCCTGGACGCCTTCCTTGATGCGGCCGAACAGGCGGGCATTCCCCGCACAGCGGATTTCAACACTGGCACGAATGAGGGCGGCGGCTATTTCGACGTGAACCAGCGTGCGGGCATCCGCTGGAACACCTCGAAGGCCTTCCTGCGTCCTGCGGCAGCGCGCCCCAACCTGCGGGTCTTGACCGGCGCGCAGGCCGAGCGGCTGGTGATCGCCGATGGCGAAGTCTCGGGGGTTGTCTTTCATCATGAGGGCCAAAGAAAGGAAGCGCGCGCGACGCGCGAAACGATCCTATCAGCAGGCGCGATCGGTTCTCCGCATCTGCTGGAACTATCGGGAATCGGACGAGGCGAGGTGTTGCAAGCGGCGGGAATCGCCCCTCAGGTCGAGGTCGCCGGGGTGGGAGAGAACTTGCAGGACCACCTGCAGCTGAGGCTTTGCTACAAGGTCGAGGGCGTGCCAACGCTGAACGAAAAGGCGTCGCGGCTGATGGGCAAGGCTGCGATCGGGTTCGAATACCTTTTCAGGCGCTCGGGGCCGATGTCGATGGCACCAAGCCAGGTCGGTGTGTTCACGCGTTCGGGACCCGAAAAGGAAACGCCCGATCTCGAATACCACGTGCAGCCTGTCAGCCTCGACAGGTTCGGCGAGCCCGTGCACGCCTTTCCGGCGATGACCGCATCGGTCTGCAACCTTCGGCCGGAAAGCCGCGGCTCGGTCCATGTGAAAAGCGCCGATTACCGTGCAGCGCCCGCCATCCGGCCGAATTACCTGTCGACCGAGGGGGATCGCGAGGTGGCGATAAGCTCGATCCGGCTCACGCGCAGGATCGTCTCGCAGCCCGCATTCGCGCG
This window encodes:
- a CDS encoding MFS transporter; the protein is MTDQTIGAVDAARGQARLNSPARVLLASLIGTTIEFFDFYVYATAAVLVFPALFFPASDPTTALLASFATFSIAFFARPFGAIVFGHFGDRVGRKATLVAALLTMGISTVVIGLLPTYAQIGVAAPALLALCRFGQGFGLGGEWGGAVLLATENAPEGKRSWYGMFPQLGAPVGLFLSSGFFWILLHFMSQDDLLAWGWRLPFLASILLIALGLWVRLSITETPEFAEAVKKDKRVAVPVVEVFRNHKRSLFLGTFVALVTFVLFYICSAWLLSYNVKVAQIPFLDALTIQIFGAIVFGIAIPIAGKVADRVGRRSFLIVVTILIGMFSFLLAPLMSGGEGMMYLFVTIGMFLMGLTYGVIGAALAAPFPTKVRYTGSSITFNFAGIFGASLAPYAATWLQQTYGLGHVGYYMLAAAVITLLCILASGRDEV
- a CDS encoding GMC family oxidoreductase, whose product is MENYDYIIIGAGSAGCVLANRLSADPRNRVLLLEAGGRDNYHWIHIPVGYLYCIGNPRTDWGFSTEAEPGLNGRALLYPRGRVLGGCSSINGMIYMRGQARDYDQWRQMGCSGWGWDDVLPLFKSQEDSWRGADRMHGTGGEWRVEKARVRWAVLDAFLDAAEQAGIPRTADFNTGTNEGGGYFDVNQRAGIRWNTSKAFLRPAAARPNLRVLTGAQAERLVIADGEVSGVVFHHEGQRKEARATRETILSAGAIGSPHLLELSGIGRGEVLQAAGIAPQVEVAGVGENLQDHLQLRLCYKVEGVPTLNEKASRLMGKAAIGFEYLFRRSGPMSMAPSQVGVFTRSGPEKETPDLEYHVQPVSLDRFGEPVHAFPAMTASVCNLRPESRGSVHVKSADYRAAPAIRPNYLSTEGDREVAISSIRLTRRIVSQPAFARLNPQEFKPGPSYESNEELARAAGDIGTTIFHPVGTCRMGTDDGAVVDPRLRFRKLGRLRVVDASIMPTITSGNTNSPTLMIAEKAARMIIEDARA